The genomic segment CCTGGCCCGATATTTCGGGTCTTCATGGAAATCGAGGACGGAGCCTACAGGTTGACGGGGGAACCATGGGAGCCGGTTGCCATCGGTGGCATCGGCGGGAGTGGAACACGCATCGTCGCGACGCTTCTGCAGCGATTGGGACGCGTGATCGGTGACGACCTGAACGAATCCCTGGACAATCTCTGGTTCACCTTGCTGTTCAAGCGGAGAGGCGCGCTCCTCGATACGGATCGGGATTTCGCTCGACTGTGTGACATCTTCTGGGATCGCATGGGCGGTTCCGGCGGAGACTGCCCTGACGCGCGCGCCAGGCTCGACGCCCTTGCGGCCCAGGATCGCATGAAACACAGTTCATCCTGGCTGCGGGCGCGGGTCGCCTCCTGGCTCCAACGCCCCGTCACCTTGGGCCGGCCGTGGGGCTGGAAGGAGCCGAACACCCATATCGTGGTCGACCGGCTGTTCCGGATGAAGCCGGCCTTGCGCTACATCCACATCGTCCGCAATCCGCTCGATATGGCGCTGAGCTCCAATCAAAATCA from the Prosthecodimorpha staleyi genome contains:
- a CDS encoding sulfotransferase; protein product: MEIEDGAYRLTGEPWEPVAIGGIGGSGTRIVATLLQRLGRVIGDDLNESLDNLWFTLLFKRRGALLDTDRDFARLCDIFWDRMGGSGGDCPDARARLDALAAQDRMKHSSSWLRARVASWLQRPVTLGRPWGWKEPNTHIVVDRLFRMKPALRYIHIVRNPLDMALSSNQNQLEWWGPVLLDRPVIVGPKDALSYNCAVIRRIRKIAADHGERVCLIDYDRLCREPAESCETLAGFIGAQADADTLEWFSDAIRRRTPAEGRGREIDRSMLDAGDLEFVASLGYAIG